Proteins co-encoded in one Hymenobacter swuensis DY53 genomic window:
- a CDS encoding phosphosulfolactate synthase, which produces MNYTLNQLPERTLKPREQGFTMVMDKGLSVREVEDFLEVGAEYTDIVKLGWATSYVNPNLKRKLAVYKEAGIPVYFGGTLFEAFIIRNQFDDYRRLLDQFGMEYVEVSDGSLDLNHDKKLEFIRTLSKDVKVLSEVGSKDAEKIIPPYKWISQMKTELEAGAVKVIGEAREAGNVGLFRSTGEVRSGLVEEILTQIPFEKIIWEAPQKAQQVWFIKLLGPNVNLGNIAPNEIISLETIRLGLRGDTFLDFLDLDNVDEMFKPEPKAAGRPGTSMPRG; this is translated from the coding sequence ATGAATTACACCCTCAACCAACTGCCCGAGCGCACCCTCAAACCGCGTGAGCAAGGCTTTACCATGGTCATGGATAAAGGCCTGAGCGTCCGCGAAGTGGAAGACTTCCTGGAGGTCGGCGCCGAGTATACTGACATTGTGAAGCTCGGGTGGGCCACGTCGTACGTGAACCCAAACCTGAAACGCAAGCTGGCCGTGTATAAGGAGGCGGGTATTCCGGTGTACTTCGGCGGTACGTTGTTTGAGGCCTTCATCATCCGCAACCAGTTCGACGATTACCGTCGGCTGCTCGACCAGTTCGGGATGGAGTACGTGGAAGTTTCGGATGGCTCCTTGGACCTGAACCACGATAAAAAGCTGGAATTCATCCGCACTTTATCGAAAGATGTGAAGGTGCTGAGCGAAGTGGGCTCCAAGGACGCGGAGAAGATCATTCCGCCCTACAAGTGGATTTCGCAGATGAAAACGGAGCTGGAAGCCGGTGCCGTGAAGGTGATTGGCGAAGCCCGGGAGGCCGGCAATGTGGGCCTGTTCCGGAGCACCGGGGAGGTGCGCTCGGGGTTGGTAGAGGAAATTCTGACCCAGATTCCGTTCGAGAAAATCATCTGGGAAGCTCCGCAGAAGGCGCAGCAGGTGTGGTTCATCAAGCTGCTGGGGCCGAACGTGAACTTGGGCAACATTGCGCCCAACGAAATCATCAGCCTCGAAACTATCCGCCTGGGCCTGCGCGGCGACACGTTCCTGGACTTCCTCGACCTTGACAACGTGGACGAGATGTTCAAGCCCGAGCCTAAAGCAGCCGGCCGCCCCGGTACCTCCATGCCGCGCGGGTAG